One segment of Macrotis lagotis isolate mMagLag1 chromosome 1, bilby.v1.9.chrom.fasta, whole genome shotgun sequence DNA contains the following:
- the KCNK15 gene encoding potassium channel subfamily K member 15, protein MKRQNVRTASLILCTFSYLLVGAAVFDALESESESSRKRLLEQKRSEFRRKYRFSPEDYRELERLVLQAEPHRAGRQWKFAGSFYFAITVITTIGYGHAAPGTDAGKIFCMFYALLGIPLTLVTFQSLGERMNVLVRRLLRRLKRCAGLRKTQVSTENMVVVGLLSCVGTLAMGAAAFSHFEGWTFFHAYYYCFITLTTIGFGDFVALQRDEALHKRPPYVAFSFLYILLGLTVIGAFLNLVVLRFLTLNAEDERRDAEGRASLRQLRPGDPSGPARDGARRRALMSPDPTHGPGPGARLKPLRPPPASPARPPEPQNRPETPPPSCHSNPVFCSSISYRIDQLALGARENLGFSSPGSTTSSGSAFDRVQSRRKSV, encoded by the exons ATGAAGAGGCAGAACGTGCGCACCGCGTCCCTCATCCTCTGCACCTTTTCCTATCTCCTGGTGGGCGCCGCGGTGTTCGACGCGCTGGAGTCGGAGTCGGAGAGCTCTCGGAAGCGGCTCCTGGAGCAGAAGCGCAGCGAATTCCGCAGGAAATACCGCTTCTCGCCCGAGGACTACCGCGAACTGGAGCGCCTGGTTCTGCAGGCGGAGCCGCACCGGGCCGGCCGCCAGTGGAAGTTCGCCGGCTCCTTCTACTTTGCCATCACGGTCATTACTACCATCG GGTACGGCCACGCAGCTCCAGGCACGGACGCGGGCAAGATCTTCTGCATGTTCTATGCCCTCTTGGGCATCCCCCTGACCCTGGTCACCTTCCAGAGCCTGGGCGAGCGCATGAATGTACTAGTCCGACGGCTGCTGCGGCGTCTGAAGCGCTGCGCGGGGCTGCGCAAGACGCAGGTGTCCACCGAGAacatggtggtggtggggctGCTGTCCTGCGTGGGCACGCTGGCCATGGGCGCCGCCGCCTTCTCCCACTTCGAAGGCTGGACCTTCTTCCATGCCTACTACTACTGCTTCATCACGCTCACCACCATCGGCTTCGGAGACTTCGTGGCGCTGCAGCGGGACGAGGCCCTGCACAAGCGTCCCCCCTACGTGGCCTTCAGCTTCCTCTACATCCTGCTGGGCCTGACGGTCATCGGCGCCTTCCTCAACCTCGTGGTGCTGCGCTTCCTCACCCTCAACGCCGAGGACGAGCGTCGGGACGCCGAGGGCCGGGCCTCGCTGCGCCAGCTCCGGCCGGGGGACCCCTCGGGGCCCGCGCGGGACGGGGCTCGCCGGCGCGCTCTGATGTCCCCGGATCCCACCCATGGCCCTGGCCCCGGGGCTCGGCTGAAGCCGCTGCGGCCTCCGCCAGCCTCTCCGGCCCGTCCCCCGGAGCCCCAGAATCGTCCCGAGACCCCTCCTCCGAGCTGTCACTCCAACCCCGTCTTCTGCAGCTCCATTTCCTATCGGATCGACCAGCTGGCCCTGGGTGCGAGGGAGAACCTCGGCTTCTCGTCCCCTGGGAGCACCACCTCCTCCGGCAGCGCTTTCGACCGGGTCCAGAGCCGTCGGAAGTCGGTCTGA